Part of the Propioniciclava sp. MC1595 genome is shown below.
GACCGAGCGCGACCACGCCGTGCTGGTGGCGGCGGTCAAGGCCGGGCGCCTGCCCTACGAGCCGGGGGTCTAGGGCGCCAGCCGCTCCCGCACCCAGTCGACGCCGTCGAGGCGGTAGCGCAGCCGGTCGTGCAGGCGCGAGGTCCGGCCCTGCCAGAACTCCCAGACCTCGGGCACGAGGCGGTAGCCACCCCAGTGGTCCGGACGCCGCGGGTGCAGCCCGTGCTCTGCCGCGGCCTTGGCCGCGTTGGCGACCAGCACGCCCCGGTTGGCGATCACCTGCGACTGGGGCGAGGCCCACGCGCCGATGCGGCTGTCGAGCGGGCGCACCGCGTAGTAGGCGTCCGACTCCTCGGGCGTGACCTTCTCCACGCGCCCCTCCACGCGCACCTGGCGCTCCAGCGGCGCCCAGAAGAACAGCAGGGAGGCGACGGGGTTGGCGTCCAATTCGGCGCCCTTGCGCGAGTCGTAGTTCGTGTACCAGACCAGCCCGGACGCATCGAACTCCTTCAGCAGCACCACCCGGGCCGACGGCCGCCCGTCGGCCGACGCCGTGGCCAGGGTCATCGCGTTCGGCTCGAGCCCCTTGATGCGGCGTGCGTCGGCGAACCAGGCCGCGAACTGCTCCAGCGGCTTGTTGGTGGCGGCTTCCTCGTCCAGTTCGCCCTGCTCGTAGCTCTTGCGGAGTCCGTGGAGGTCCATGCGATCCACCCTAATCCTCGGGAACCCAACGGGCCCCTCGCTCGCAGGTGGCGAACTAGCCGTCCGGGGCCGGAGGACGGTGCCTCGTACGGGACTGTACGACGGACGCCGCGGCACGCGATCCGTCGGCGCCCGGTGGGATACTGGGCCGGTGACCACGGAAGCGGAACTGGGCGCCCTCGGCGGCAAGGGAGCCAACCTCGTGCGGCTGCGCGAGGCCGGCCTGCCCGTGCCCCCCTTCGTGGTGCTCGCCCCCGCCCTGTACGAGGACTTCCTGGCCCAGTCCCAGCTGCGTCCGGTGCTCGAGGCCGCGTGGCAGCAGCCCGCGGCCGAGGCGTCGAAGTTGATCCGGGCCGCGTTCCGCTCGGCGGGCCTCGCCGGCGACCTGGCGGCGCGCATCATCGCCGAACTGGCCCCGCTGCTCACCGGCGGCGAGCTGGCCGCCCCGGTCGCGGTGCGCTCGTCGGCCACGGCCGAGGACCTGCCGGGCCTGTCGTTCGCCGGCCAGCAGGACACGTTCCTCGACGTGGCCACCCTCGACGACGTGCTGCGCCGCGTCGTCGACTGCTGGGCCTCGCTGTGGACCGAACGGGCCATCACCTACCGCGACCGCAACCACGTCGACCACGACCTCGTCTCGATCGCGGTCGTCGTGCAGAGGATGGTGCCGGCCGAGGCGTCAGGGGTGCTGTTCACCGTCAACCCGCGCACCGGACGCCGCGACGAGATGGTCGTCGACGCCGCGCCGGGCCTCGGCGAGGACCTGGTCTCCGGGCGCGTCACGCCCGACTCGTTCACCCTCGACGCCGCCACCGGCGACGTGCGGTCCCAGCAGCTGGCCGGGCCCACGGCGTCCGTGACGGTCGGGCAGCTGCGCGACCTGGCCGCCCTCGGCCGCCGCATCGGCGAGCTCTACGGCGAGCCGATGGACATCGAGTGGGCGCGCGCCGGCGGCGAGCTGTTCGTCGTGCAGGCCCGCCCGATCACGTCTCTGTTCCCGCTGCCGGCGCCCAACCCGGGCGCGCACGCCCAGCCCGAGGTGTGGTTCAGCTTCGGCGCCTTCCAGGGCGTCCTCGGCCCGCTGACCCCGCTGGGCCAGGAGACGATCCGCATCGCGCTCGCCGGCGCGGCCCGGCTCGTCGGCCGCCGCGTCGACTGGCGCACGAACCGCTTCGTCCAGCCCGCCGGAGAACGGCTGTGGCTGCGCTTCGACGACCTCCTGCGTATCCGGGCGACGCGCAGGCTGGTCCTGGAGTTCCTGCCGATGGTCGAGCCGGGCACGGCGGCCATCCTGCGCGACCTCGGCACCGAGCCCGGCCTGCGCGCCACCCGCACCGCGCCGAACCCCGGCGTGGCCGCGGGCTTCCTCGCGCTGCTGCCGCGGATCGGGCCGCGCATCCGGGCGGCCTCGACGAACCCCGCCGGCACGCGGAAGGCCCTGGACCGGGCCGCGGGCGGGCTGGTCCGCCATGTCGAGCAGGCGATGGCCCGGGCGGCCGGGCGGTCCACGCCCCAGGAACGCCTGACCGCCCGCGTCGACGTGATCGACGACCTCGGACGCCGCGCGTTCCCGACCCTGCTGCCCGCCTTCGCGCCGGTCATGGGCCCCACGATGCTGACGCTGAAGCAGCTGCGCGAGCTCGCGCTCCAGACCAAGCTGCCCGACGCCGACGCGCTCGCGCTCAACGTCATGCGGGCCCTGCCCGGCAACGTCACCACCGAGATGGACCTCGCGCTGTCCGACGTGGCGCTGACGATCCGCGGCGACGCGACCGCGTGGGGCTGGGTGGCCGAGACGCCGGCGTCCGACCTCGCCCGCCAGTTCCTGGCCGGGCGGCTGCCGCGCGTGGCCCAGACGGTGATCGGCACGTTCCTCGAGCGCTACGGCATGCGCGGGGTCGCCGAGATCGACCTGGGCGCACCGCGCTGGCGCGACGACCCGACGCCGGTCATGCACACGATCAAGGCCTACCTCGGCATGCCCACGCACACGCAGCCGCGCGCGCTGCACAAGGCCGGCCAGCACGAGGCCGGCCGCTCGATCCGGGCGTTGATGGACGCCTCGACCCCCGCCCGCGCGGCCAAGGTGCGCAAGGCGGCCAAGCTGATCCGCGGGATGGCGGGCGCCCGCGAGACCCCCAAGTTCACGCTGGTGCAGTGCCTCGGGTCGATCCGCTCCGGGCTGGACGCCTCGGCCGCCGAGCTCGTGGAGCAGGGTCGGCTGGGGGCCGTGGCCGACCTGGCGTTCCTGCGGACCGACGAGCTGCGCCGCGCCTTCAGCGCGGAGTGGCAGGACGTCGTCGCGCAGCGGCGCGCGGTGTTCGACGCCGAGGCCCGCCGCGGGCAGGTGCCCCGGGTGCTGGTCGAGGACGGCCGTACGTTCTACGAGGGCCTGTCCGCCGACGCGGCCGACCTGTCCGGCGCCGGTGTCTCACCGGGCGTGGCCGAGGGTGTCGTGCGGGTGGTGCACGACCCGGCGGCCCAACAGCTGCGGGCCGGCGAGATCCTGGTCTGCCGCGGCACCGACCCCGCTTGGACACCCCTGTTCATCGCCGCCGCAGGGCTCGTGACCGAGGTGGGCGGGCTGATGACGCACGGGTCGGTGGTCGCCCGCGAGTACGGGATCCCCGCCGTCGTGGGCGTGCACGACGCCACCCGCCGGCTGGTCGACGGGCAGCGGGTCCGCATCGACGGCAGCTCGGGCGCGATCGAGCTGCTGGGCTGACCCCGGACGCTCGTCGGGCTTCGACGGGCCCCGCCGCGCTCAGTCGGCGACCAGGTCGGGCCACCCCTTCGCGAAGTAGGTCACGAACGCCTCGCCGACGTGCTCGGCGCGCAGGTGGTCGCGGGTGACCGGGAACTGCGGCCCCGCGTAGGCCGGGTCGGCCAGCGCGTGGCCCGCGAAGGCGTGGTCGACGACGGCGGCGCGCCCGACGCAGACGAGGTCGCCGCCGCGGTCGAGGGCGCCCTGGGCGTCGGCGGCCGTGCGCACCCCACCGCTGAGCGCGAGGGCGGTGCCATGGCGGGGCAGGTCGAGGAAGGCGTCGACCAGTGGCGGCCCGGACGGGTCGTCCTCGGGGGACTTGCCGATCTGCCACAGGGAGAGGTCGAGGTGGTCGAGGCGTCCGGAGGCCAGGAGGTCGCCGGCAAGTGTCACGGCCTCGGCCCGGTCGAGCCCGAAACGCTCCACGGAGAGCCGCAGGCCCACCTGGAAGTCGGGCCCGGTCACCGCGCGGATGGCCTCGACCACCTCGTGCAGCACGCGGGCGCGGCCGGCGGCGTCCCCGCCGTAGCGGTCGGTGCGGTCGTTGCGCACCACGTCGAGGAACTGCCCGAGGACGTACCCGTGCGCCCCGTGCACCTGGACGCCGTCGAAACCCGCCCGCTCGCACCGCGCCGCCGCCGCGGCGAAGTCGGCGACCAGCTGTTCGACCTCGCCGGTGGTGAGGGCGCGCGCACCCGAGCGGGCGTCGTCGAACGGGGCGACCGCCGGCTCACCCGAGGCCGCGGCGTCCGCCCGGATGCCGCCGTGGTGCAGCTGTACCGCCGAGACCGCCCCGCCGGCGCGCAGGCCGTCGGCCAGGCGGGTCAGGCCGGGCAGGTGGTCGTCGGACGCCACCCCGAGCTGGCCGGCCCAGGCCAGCCCCGAGCGCTGCACGTAGGCCGCCGCGGTGACGACCAGGCCGAAGCCGCCGCGGGCGCGGGCGGTCAGCCAGCCGATCTCGTCGTCGGAGAGCGTGCCGTCGGCGTGGCTCTGGGTGTTGGTCAGGGGCGCCAGCGCGAGGCGGTTGCGCAGGGCGGGCCCGCGGCGCAGGGCGAGCGGTTCGTGGAGAGAGGTCACGCCTTGATTGATACCACCGCGTGCATCACGGCCGACGGGTTGACCCGGAACACCCGAGGTGGGCCGACACTCACCCTTGTCACTCGTGAGGGGGTTCGCCACCCCACTCGAAGGTGACGAAGGTGAGTGTCGCGCCCCCGGGGCTCAGCGGGCGACCGGGACGTCCGCGCGCAGCATGGCCGCGATGGCGCCGGCTACCGCGCAGGCGACACCGAGGGCGATGGGCAGGCCCAAGGCCACCGGGGCCCCGAAGCCGTCGACCACGAACCCGGCGGCCGCAGCACCCGCGCCCACGCCGGCGACGTTCGCGGCGCTGAGCAGGGTGAGGACGAGGGTGTTCCCGGCGGACGGGAGGCGCTCCGCGCCGGTGAACGCGGCCACCAGCAGCGGGGCGACGCACAGGCCGATGCCGGCGCACGCCGCCATGAGCAGCGCGAGCTGACCGGCGCCGAGCAGGCCGACGGCCATCACGGCGAGCGCCAGCCCGAACACGACGGCCCGACGCGGCAACGGCCAGCGGTGCAGCAGGTGGGTGAGCATGCCCGACACGGCCGACCCCAGCCCGACGAACGCGTAGACGACGCCCGTCAGCGGGGCGTGCTCGGTCGGGGCCAGGGCCGCGGTCAGGCTGGTCTGCACGGTGCCGAACACCCCGCCGACCAGGAACGACAGGGCGACCCACACGGCGAGCCGGGGGGAGACGGGGCCGCGCCCGCGGCGTCCGGACGCCAGGGAGTGGCGGCCCAGCAGCACCGCCAAGCTGACCTGGGCGAGCACCAGCACGGCGAGGGCGGCGCCGATCGCGGCGACCGGGCTGACGACGGTGGCGAGGGTGGCGCCGATCACCGGTCCGACCACGAAGGACACCTCGTCGACGACCGTCTCGTAGCCCATCGCCACCTCGACCTTGCGGGCGCCGTGCGGCTGGGAGGAGAAGCGCGTCGACCAGCCCGAGCGAGCGATCGCGCCCACCTGCGCGTTGGACGCCCCGACCAGCAGCGCGGTGCCCACGGGCACGGCCACGGGCAGGGCCGGGAGCCACGCGAAGGACGCCAGGGCGCTGATCGTCAGCGCGGCGACGACGGTCATGGTGGCGACGGTGCGGCGGGGTCCCCAGCGGTCGGCGAGGGCGCCGACGAGCGGGGCGCCCAGCGCGGCGCCGAGGCTCATCGCGGCGAGCATGAGGCCGGCGACGGCGAACGAGCCGGTCAGGTGCTGGCCGTGCAGGAGCACCGCCAACGGCAGCATCGCCACGGGCAGGCGGGCGGCGAAGGACGCCACCAGGTAGGGCAGGCCGGCCGCGTCGCTGAGCAGCGGGAAGGGGCGCAGGCGCGGCTCGGCCGGGGCGTGCGTGGGTGTGGGTGTGGTCAGGGTCTCCATCAGGTCTCCGGGGAGTGCACGAAACGTGCGCATCCCCCCACCCTGATGCGCGGTTGCCTGTGAGTCCGTCTGCCATCATCGCAAATCGGGCATGACAAGCACAAGGGTTTGGTGCAACCCGGGGCAGGTGCTGGCCGACAACGACGGCTGGGCGTCGGCCGAGGGTGGCACGACCGGTGGGGCGGCCGCGACGGGGGGGCCGAGGTGCTGTCAGATGGTTTGTGTAAGCGGTCCTTCTACCGGAAGGAACCATGATGAGTGTTGTGACCGATACGACGAATCATTCGAACAGGCTGTCTGCTGCCGAGCGACGTGCTTTGCGGGCTGAGGCTCCGGGATCGAAGGCTGCCGCTGACCTGGTGGCTTCGGGCGCTCTGGACGGTTTGTTCGCCCGCATCGATGCCGGCGAGATCGATCTGGCCGGGGATGGCGGGTTCATCCCGGGTTTGATCAAGGCCGCCCTCGAGCGCGGCACGCAGGTCGAACTCACCGACCACCTCGGCTACGAGAAGGGTGACCCGCACGCCTCGGCGTTCCCGAACTCGCGTAACGGGACGACTCCGAAGACGGTCGCGACCCAGGTCGGGGACGTCGACTTGGACCTCCCGCGGGACCGGCTGGGCACGTTCGAGCCACGCCTGGTACCGAAAGGGACGCGCCGGTTGAACGAGCTCGATGAGATGATCATCGCCTTGTACGCCGGCGGGATGACGGTGCGTGACATCGAGTACTTCCTGCGGTCCACGCTGGGTACGGAGTTGTCACACGAGACGATCAGCAAGATCACCGACACCGTCGCCGATGAGGTCCTCGCGTGGCAGCAACGCGCTCTGGACGCCTTGTACCCGGTCATCTACTTGGACGCGATCATGGTCAAGGTCCGTGACGGCGCGCACGTGACGAACAAGGCCGCCCACCTGGCCGTCGGGGTGGACATGGACGGCATCAAGCACGTGCTCGGCATCTGGCTGCAAACCACCGAAGGAGCGAAGTTCTGGGCCGGCGTGTGCGCCGACCTGGCCAACCGCGGCATCCGCGATGTCCTCATCGTGTGCTGCGACGGCCTGGTCGGGCTGCCGGAGGCGATCGAGGCGACCTGGAACGAAGCGACCGTGCAAACCTGTGTCGTCCATTTGATCCGGGCTGCGATGCGGTTCGTCGGCTACCAGGACCGCAAGGCCGTGGCGGCGGCGTTGAAGCCGATCTACACCGCCTCAGACGCGAAGGCCGCGCGCAGCGAGCTGGACGCGTTCGCTGACGGCCAGTGGGGCAAGAAGTACCCCCACGCGGTCAAGACGTGGGAGAACGCGTGGGAACGCTTCATCCCGTTCCTGGCCTTTCCGCCGGCCCTGCGGAAGGTGATCTACACCACCAACAGCATCGAGAGCCTGAACTACCAACTACGGAAGGTGTCGAAGAACCGCGGGCACTTCCCCAACGACACTGCGGTGGTCAAACTCTTGTGGCTAGCGATCTGCACCATCGAGGACAAACGCGCTCGTGACCGCGCCAAGGAAGCCGGCCAACCCGCCGGCAAACGCAAGGCCCCCGGCCGGCTCGTCGAGGGACAGATCGTGACGAACTGGAAACAAGCTCTGGCCCAACTCGCCCTCGTCTACCCCGAACGCATCAACCGCTACCTCTAGATTCGAACAACAACAAGAGGATCCCTTACACAGAAATCTTGACAAGCTCACGGCCCGACAACGTGTTCCACGTCAGCACCTGGCAGGAGTTCCGCACGGCGCTGGGTGGCGGGGGCAACGCGGCCCGCACCAACACCGAGCCGCGGATCATCTACGTCCACGGCGAGCTGAACGCCTTCGAGGCCGCGGACGGCACGATGACCACCTGCGCGACGTTCGAGGAGGAGACCGGCTTCAGCCAGGCCGCCTACATCGAGGCGTTCGACCCCTACGGCCCGTGGGGCTGGAAGGACCCGGAGGGCGAGCTCGTCGACCTCCAGGCCGCGGCGGCCAACGCCCAGGCCCTGCAGACGCAGCAGCACATCGGCTCCAACAAGACGATCATCGGGGTCGGCGACGACGCGCGCATCGTGGGCGCGAACCTGCGCATCCGGGACGCCGACAACGTCATCGTGCGCAACCTCACCGTCTCCGACTCCACCGACTGCTTCCCGGAGTGGGATCCCGGCGACACGGCGTCCGGGAACTGGAACAGCCGCTACGACAACATCTCGGTGTGGACCTCCACCCACGTGTGGATCGACCACAACACGCTCGACTCCGGCGACCTGCCGCCCGACGCCCTGGCGTCCGTGTACGGCCGCCCCTACGAGGTGCACGACGGGCTGCTCGACATCACGCACAGCTCCGACCTCGTGACGGTGTCGTACAACCGCTTCGAGCCGCACGACAAGACGATGCTGATCGGCTCCTCGGACGGCCGGACCGCCGACCGCGGCACCCTGCGCGTGACCCTGCACCACAACAAGTGGACCGACATCGGCCAGCGCGCCCCGCGCGTCCGGTACGGCCAGGTCGACCTGTACAACAACTACTACGTGCAGACCGGCCCGTACGACTGGTACTCCTACTACTGGGGCGTCGGACGTGAGTCGGCCCTGTACGCCGAGAACAACTACATCCAGCTCGACCCGGCCAACGACGCCTCCACCATCATCGCCAAGTGGGGTGGTGTGGCCATGACCGAGATCGGGACCCGGGTCAACGGGAAGAAGGTGTCCGCGCTGGACGCCTACAACGCCGCGAACCCGACCGACACGATCGGTGACGACGCCGGGTGGACCCCCCAGTACCGCCTCAAGGTCGACCCGACGATGTCGGTGCCTGCCCAGGTGGAGCTGCGCGCGGGCGCGGGAACGCTCCGCTGACGGCGGGGGCCGCCCGGTCCCCGACCGGGCGGCCCCCCACCAGCTAACCGACCACCAGCAGCAGGTCGCCACCTTCCACCGTCTGGGAGTGCTGCGGCGCCACCCGCTGCACCGTGCCCGCGACGGGCGAGGTGATGGACGCCTCCATCTTCATCGCCTCGATGGTCGCCACCTGGTCGCCGACCGCAACGGTGTCACCCGCCGCGACGGTCAGCGTGACCACGCCCGAGAACGGCGCGGGCACCTCGCCCGGGTTCGCCGGGTTGGCCAGATCGGCGGCGACGACGTTGCTCTCGACCGAGGCGTCCCGCACCATGACCTGGCCACGGCTTGTTAATCGTGCGCTCGGCGAGGAACTGCAACAGCTTGGTCGCCCGGTCGGCCGACTCGTGCGGGCGCAGCAGTTCGGGATGCTCGTCGATGAACGACGTCGTGGCCCGCCCCGCGAGGAAGTCCGTGTCGGCGAGCACGCCGCGCAGGAAGCCGATGTTGGTGCTGACGCCGCGGATGCGGAACTCCGCCAGCGCCCGCTGCGCCCGGCGTACCGCGCGTGGGCCTCCTTGGCCGCGCGCACGATCCCCTCGATGTCGAGGTAGGCGCGCACCGGGTGGCCGCGCTCCCCGATCTCGTAGCTCTCGTCGGCCTTCAGGCGATACTCGGCCAAGCGATCCTCGTAGGGGAAGACGGCGACGGTCTTGATGCCGAGCTGGGTGCAGGTTCCCCATGACTGCCCGCGGCGATGGTCGGCGCCGCCAGACGACGATGTGCCGGTTCCCGAGGTGGAACCACAACTCGTGGATTCTGTGCGACGTAGCGCCGGTTGGACTACCAATCTCGGGGTCGCATCGCGAGGCGTGAGACGAAAGGCCTTGTCAGAGGCTTTGGGGTGCCGACGGGCGATCTCCTTGGTAGTCCACATGGCGCTACGCGTCGCCCGTGAACCCGCGACAATGCCCGTGTGGGAACGCAAGCCGTTCGTACGGGTCCTGTACCCACCGTGACACCCCCGGTGGGATAATGGGCGCGGTTCCCCAGACGAAGGAGTCCCCGTGCCCTTGTTCTCCGCGCTCACCGATCCCAGCTCGATCCCCACCGGGGACATGCCGGGGGACAAGGTGCACATCACCGATTGGCATCTGGCGGCTGCGGCCACGCTGTACCCCGCCCTGCGCGAGCAGCTCGACCCCGTCCTGGCCGCGGGACGCGCCGTGGTGGCCGTCTACGGCGGCTCGGGCGTGGGCAAATCCGAGCTGGGATCGCTGCTCGGCTACGCGCTCAACGCGGACGGCATCGGCGCCTACATCCTGTCGGGCGACAACTACCCGCGCCGGATCCCCTCCGTCAACGACGCCGAACGCCTGCGCGTCTTCCGCCACGCGGGCGTCCGCGGGCTGGTGGACGCCGGGGCCTACGACGCGTCCGTCCGGGACGCCCTCTCCTCCCTCCAGGCTGCGGGGATGGACGCCGACCCGGCGGCCGCCGCCGAGCACCCTTGGCTCCCGACCTACCTCCGCGCGGGCTCCACGGCGCTCGCCGCGTACCTCGGGACACCGAACGAGATCGACTTCGCCGAGGTGAACGCGATCATCGCCGCCTTCAAGGGCGGCGCCGACACCCTGACCCTCAAGCGCATGGGGCGCACCGAGGCCGACCAGTGGTATGACCAGGTCGACGTCTCGGGCACCCGCGTGCTCGTCATCGAGTGGACCCACGGCAACAGCGACTTCGTCGAGGGCGTGGACGTGCCCATCCTGCTCAACAGCACCCCGGCGCAGACGCTGGCGCACCGCCGCGCTCGCGCCCGTGACGGGGCGGTCGACAGTCCCTTCACGACGCTCGTCTTGGGATTGGAGCAGGCCAAGCTGGACGCGCAGGCACCCAAGGCGTCCCTGATCCTGTCGAAAGAGGGCGAACTGCTCACCTACGACGCCTACCTGAAGGCGATGGGGCGCCACCTCCCCCGCGATGGCGTCATGCTGAACGCCTACCCCGACAGCCTGGACGGCACCCTGGCAGGCCTGGCGGCGTTCGTGCAGCGTCCCGAGGTCGCCGGCGCGTTCAGGTCGCTGTACCTGCTCCCCAGCGTGTTCAACAGCGACCTCGACCGCGGCTTCAGCGTGATCGACTACGGGCTGAACGACCTTCTGGCGAAGCCCGCCGACCTCGAGGCGCTGGCCGCTGCGGGGCTCGACCTGAAGTTCGACTTCATCCTCAACCACGCCTCGGTGCTGTCGCCCCAGTTCCAAGACATCCTGGCCCGCGGCGAGAGGTCGCCCTACAACGACTTCTTCATCGACTGGAACGCCTTCTGGGCCGGTCACGGCGAGATGACGCCGGAGGGCTACATCCAGCCACGCGCGGACCTGATCGAGCACATGTTCTTCCGCAAGCCGGGCCTGCCGCTGTTGATGGTGCGTCTGCCCGACGGGTCGGAGAAGCCGTTCTGGAACACCTTCTACCAGGAGGTCCGCTACCCCCGCGTGGACGCCCAGGACCTGATGGCGGCCGGCTTGCAGTACGCCTCGGCGGACGAGTTGGCCACCCGGGTCAACGCCACCATCGCGGACGGCGGACGACCCGGGGATGCGGACTTCACCGGCTTCGAGGCGTGGCGGGACGCCGTGGTCGACCTGGTGGAGTCGCGGCGCACCTACCTGGGCCAGATGGACCTCAACATCAAGTCGCACCTGGTGTGGACGTTCTACGCCGACACCTTGGCCAGGCTCGCGGGCTACGGCGCCGAGATCGTCCGGCTGGACGCTTTCGCCTACGCCCCCAAGGAGCCAGGCGAGAAGAACTTCCTGAACGACCCCGGTACGTGGGATCTGCTCGACCAGGTGAAGGCGTTGGCCGACCGGCACGGGGTGAAGCTGCTGCCCGAGATCCACGCCCGCTACGAGGAGGGCATCCACGAGACGATTGCGGCCAAGGGGTTCCTCACCTACGACTTCTTCCTGCCCGGGCTGCTGATCCACGCGTTCGAGACGCACTCCGCCGAGCGCCTGCTCGCGTGGATCGGCGACATCCAGGCCAAGGGCATCAAGACGGTGTCGATGCTGGGCTGCCACGACGGCATCCCGCTGCTCGACCTCAAGGGCCTGCTCAGCGACGACGAGATCGAGTCGGTGATCGCCACGGTGCGCGGACGCGGCGGCTACGTGAAGGATCTCCACGGCCAGAAGGCGACCTACTATCAGGTCAACGCCACGTACTACAGCGCTCTGGGCTGCGACGACGCATCGATGCTGCTGGCCCGGGCGATCCACCTGTTCATGCCGGGCAAGCCGCAGGTGTGGTACCTCGACCTCTTCGCCGGCGAGAACAACCTGGCCGCCGTCGAGCGTGCGGGGTCGGGCGGGCACAAGGAGATCAACCGCACCAACCTGTCGGCCGACGACCTCGAAGCCGGCCTCGCGAGGCCCGTTGTGCAGCGCCAGATCGACCTGCTGCGGTTCCGCAACACCCACCCGGCGTTCGGGTGGGATGCCGAGCTGACGGCGTCCGGAGAAGGCTCGGTGTTGATCTTGGAGTGGTCGCGCGAGGGCCACACCGCACGGTTGGAGGCCGACCTCGCGACCCGGGCGTTCCGGATCACCGCGGACGGCACGGACCTCGACAGCCAAGGCTGACCCTGCGTTCGGCGCCCCGGCCGGCGGGCAGGGTGCGCCGTCGCAGCGCTCAGACGTCCTCGGGCACCTCGATCTCGGTCACGTCACCCCACGCCGCCGGGGGACGCACCACCAGGACCTCGCACGGGGCTTCACGCACGACGGCAGACGCGACCGTGCCGAGCAGGCGTCCGGCGAGACTGGTGTCTCGGATCGCCCCGATCACGATGAGGTCCGCCTCGTGCTGCTGCGCGGCCCTCAGGAGGGCGGAGGCAGCCTCGCCCTCCACCAGCAGCGACGCCTTGACCTGCGCGCCCAGGCCGGACGCCGTGGATGTCGCGGTCGCCAACGCGTTGCTGGCCGCTTCGCGTCCCAACACAACGGAGGTCCGGGTGTCACCGAGGGTGGCCGTCGCCTTCGCACCCTCGCGCATCGTCATGCCCGAATAGGCGCAGACGATGACGAGGTCGGCCTCCTCGGCAGCGGCCAAGAACGAGGCCCTCGCGACGGTCGGGTCGGACAAGGCAGAGCCATCGGTGCCGACGACGATGCATCCGTACGGAGTCATGCTTGCCATCTCAGGCTCCCTTCGTGGTGACGGTCTCGTCGCCAGAGCCGACCGGCTCGATGTCGCGCACGATCGGGGGCTCCTTGACCCAGAGCATGACCAAGCCGGCGATGCCCAGCAGGATGCCGGCGGCCATGATCGCGTTGTTGGGGTTGTCCCCCAGCAGGTTCTTGTAGATCGCGCCGAACGTGAGCGTCTGGATGAGCATCGGGATGACGATCATCATGTTGACGATGCCCATGTAGACGCCGTAGCGGGTCGAGGGAACCATGCGCACGATCATGATGTAGGGCACGCCCATGATGGACGCCCACGCGATGCCCAGGCCCACGATCGCGACGACCTTGAGCGGCAGGGTCGGCATTTGCGGGAACAAGAGCAGACCCACCGTGGCGCACCACAGGGCGATGGCGTGCACCCACTTCGCGCCCAGGCGGCGGGCCAGGGCAACCAGCCCGAACGCGACACAGAAGGTCACGATGTTGTAGGCACCGTTGATGACGCCTGTGTTCGCGACGGCGAGCTGATAGCCCTCGGAGCGGGCGTCCGTCGTGCCGTACAGCGACTGGGACACCGACAGCGACACGTATTGCCAATAGATGTTCATGGCGTACCACTGGAAGAGGTACACCAACGCCAGCTTCCGCATCTCGATCGGCATGTCGATGATGGCGTCCTTGATCTCGGCGATGAAGTGGCCGGGGCCACCCTTGCTGGCGCGGAGCTCGGCGAGTTCTTTCTCCGTCGGCTCGAGCTCGGGCGTTGACAGCACCGAGATCAGCACCGTGGCGATCGAGCAGACCGAGCCGAGGAGGAACGCCGGGTAGACCCACAGCGGGATGCCG
Proteins encoded:
- a CDS encoding MFS transporter; its protein translation is MNTAGAPTTSAVVRTKPIMTMPQILLMNLGFFGIQYSFGMQQTAINPIYTFLGASHDQLPLLNLAGPVTGLLIQPIIGALSDRTWVEKGFFRGRRRPFFLIGAIGCAICLALFPFVWAVWMAVLLLWLLDASNNTAMEPYRAFIADRLPPAQLGKGFLAQSFFTGLGITLANLSLMFFQGVFGLGQSVGIPLWVYPAFLLGSVCSIATVLISVLSTPELEPTEKELAELRASKGGPGHFIAEIKDAIIDMPIEMRKLALVYLFQWYAMNIYWQYVSLSVSQSLYGTTDARSEGYQLAVANTGVINGAYNIVTFCVAFGLVALARRLGAKWVHAIALWCATVGLLLFPQMPTLPLKVVAIVGLGIAWASIMGVPYIMIVRMVPSTRYGVYMGIVNMMIVIPMLIQTLTFGAIYKNLLGDNPNNAIMAAGILLGIAGLVMLWVKEPPIVRDIEPVGSGDETVTTKGA